The following are encoded in a window of Sinorhizobium sojae CCBAU 05684 genomic DNA:
- a CDS encoding protein adenylyltransferase SelO — protein sequence MDYTPPTASETGPFRFDNSYARLPAQFYARVEPTPVAEPWLIKLNRPLAQELRLDVETLERDGAAIFSGNRVPPGAEPLAMAYAGHQFGTFVPQLGDGRAILIGEVIDRNGKRRDIQLKGSGQTPFSRRGDGRAALGPVLREYIVSEAMHALGVPTTRALAATVTGQPVYREEILPGAVFTRVAASHIRVGTFQFFAARGDMEAVRALADYVIDRHYPEIKGDERPYLALFRTVTARQAALIARWLHVGFIHGVMNTDNMTVSGETIDFGPCAFMDAYDPKKVFSSIDQFGRYAYANQPAIGQWNLARLAETLVTLFDPVADTAVDLANEVLTGYGSVFQEHWLEGMRRKVGLATAQDGDLDLIQSLLTLMHKGNADFTLTFRRLAACAEDEASDARLAGLFQNPEALSLWLADWRGRLAREPQQAGERAAAMRAVNPSFIPRNHRVEQAIDAAIQDADFSLFEALLDVTSKPYEDQPHHAAYAEPPTPGEEVLQTFCGT from the coding sequence ATGGATTACACTCCCCCGACGGCCTCTGAGACCGGCCCGTTCCGTTTCGACAACAGCTACGCGCGGCTGCCTGCACAGTTCTATGCGCGCGTCGAGCCGACGCCGGTGGCCGAACCCTGGCTGATCAAGCTCAATCGGCCGCTTGCCCAAGAGCTTCGGCTCGACGTCGAAACGCTGGAGCGCGACGGCGCAGCGATCTTCTCCGGCAACCGCGTCCCCCCGGGCGCGGAGCCGCTTGCCATGGCCTATGCGGGCCACCAGTTCGGCACATTCGTCCCTCAGCTCGGCGACGGCCGCGCCATACTGATTGGTGAGGTGATCGACCGCAACGGGAAGCGCCGCGACATCCAGCTCAAGGGATCGGGCCAGACGCCCTTTTCCCGCCGCGGCGACGGGCGTGCGGCGCTCGGGCCGGTCTTGCGCGAATATATCGTCAGCGAAGCGATGCATGCGCTCGGCGTCCCGACCACGCGCGCGCTTGCCGCAACCGTCACCGGCCAGCCCGTCTATCGCGAGGAGATACTGCCCGGCGCAGTCTTCACTCGCGTCGCGGCAAGCCACATTCGCGTCGGCACCTTCCAGTTCTTCGCCGCGCGCGGGGACATGGAAGCCGTCAGGGCGCTCGCCGATTACGTGATCGATCGCCACTATCCGGAGATCAAGGGCGACGAACGGCCCTATCTCGCGCTCTTCAGGACGGTCACGGCGCGCCAGGCCGCCTTGATCGCGCGCTGGCTCCATGTCGGCTTCATCCACGGCGTGATGAACACCGACAATATGACGGTCTCCGGCGAAACGATCGACTTTGGCCCCTGCGCCTTCATGGATGCCTACGATCCCAAGAAGGTGTTCAGTTCGATCGACCAGTTCGGCCGCTACGCCTACGCGAATCAACCGGCCATCGGGCAGTGGAACCTCGCACGCCTCGCCGAGACGCTCGTGACATTGTTCGACCCCGTCGCCGACACGGCGGTCGATCTCGCCAATGAGGTCCTCACCGGATACGGGTCCGTCTTCCAGGAGCACTGGCTCGAGGGCATGCGGAGAAAGGTCGGGCTTGCGACGGCGCAGGACGGAGATCTCGACCTGATACAGTCGCTCCTGACCCTGATGCACAAGGGCAATGCGGATTTCACCCTCACCTTCCGCCGCCTTGCGGCCTGTGCCGAGGACGAAGCTTCGGACGCGCGGCTTGCCGGCCTGTTCCAAAACCCGGAGGCGCTTTCGCTCTGGCTCGCGGACTGGCGGGGCCGGCTCGCGCGCGAACCGCAGCAGGCGGGCGAGCGTGCCGCCGCCATGCGGGCCGTCAATCCGTCGTTCATTCCGCGCAATCATCGGGTGGAGCAGGCGATCGATGCGGCAATCCAGGATGCGGATTTCTCGCTCTTTGAGGCCCTCCTCGACGTGACCTCCAAGCCCTATGAAGACCAGCCGCATCATGCCGCCTATGCGGAACCCCCGACGCCCGGTGAAGAAGTGCTGCAGACCTTCTGCGGAACTTGA
- a CDS encoding MerR family transcriptional regulator, with protein sequence MYSIGDLSRRTGVKIPTIRYYEQRGLIAAPERSEGNQRRYERRQLERLAFIRHARELGLSIEDIRDLLTLSEHPERPCGEADRIASEHLASVRERIAWLKKLEQELERIVACHGNHTIGDCYVIRALADHSLCESEH encoded by the coding sequence ATGTATTCGATCGGCGACCTCTCCCGGCGGACGGGCGTAAAGATTCCGACGATCCGGTATTACGAACAAAGGGGACTGATTGCGGCACCGGAGCGGTCCGAAGGCAACCAGCGGCGCTACGAGAGGCGCCAACTCGAGCGCCTCGCCTTCATCCGCCATGCGCGCGAGCTCGGGCTTTCGATCGAAGACATCCGCGACCTGCTGACCCTGAGCGAGCATCCGGAGCGCCCTTGCGGCGAGGCGGATCGCATTGCGAGCGAACACCTCGCCTCCGTGCGGGAGAGGATCGCGTGGCTGAAGAAGCTGGAACAGGAATTGGAGCGCATCGTCGCCTGCCATGGCAACCATACCATCGGCGACTGCTACGTGATCCGCGCGCTTGCCGACCACTCGCTGTGCGAAAGCGAGCACTGA